One region of Peromyscus eremicus chromosome 4, PerEre_H2_v1, whole genome shotgun sequence genomic DNA includes:
- the Med22 gene encoding mediator of RNA polymerase II transcription subunit 22: MAQQRALPQSKETLLQSYNKRLKDDIKSIMDNFTEIIKTAKIEDETQVSRATQGEQDNYEMHVRAANIVRAGESLMKLVSDLKQFLILNDFPSVNEAIDQRNQQLRALQEECDRKLITLRDEVSIDLYELEEEYYSSSSSLCEANDLPLCEAYWRLDLDTDSADGLSAPLLASPETGAGPLQSAAPVHSHGSGSGPTEHT, translated from the exons ATGGCCCAGCAGAGAGCCCTGCCCCAGAGCAAGGAGACGCTCCTGCAGTCTTACAACAAGCGGCTCAAAGACGACATCAAGTCCATCATGGACAACTTCACCGAGATCATCAAGACCGCCAAG ATTGAGGATGAGACACAGGTGTCGCGGGCTACTCAGGGTGAACAGGACAATTACGAGATGCACGTGCGAGCTGCCAACATC GTCCGAGCTGGCGAGTCACTGATGAAGCTGGTATCTGATCTCAAGCAGTTCCTGATCCTCAATGACTTCCCATCTGTGAACGAAGCCATTGACCAGCGAAACCAGCAGCTGCGCGCCCTGCAGGAAGAGTGTGATCGAAAGCTCATCACCCTGCGGGACGAGGTCTCCATCGACCTGTATGAGCTGGAGGAGGAATACTACTCGTCCAG CTCAAGTCTCTGCGAAGCTAATGACCTACCTCTATGTGAAGCTTACTGGAGGCTGGACCTCGACACAGATTCTGCTGATGgcctctctgcccctcttctggcatccccGGAGACTGGTGCTGGTCCCCTGCAGTCTGCAGCCCCTGTCCACTCCCATGGTAGTGGTTCAGGCCCCACAGAACACACCTGA
- the Rpl7a gene encoding large ribosomal subunit protein eL8 yields MPKGKKAKGKKVAPAPAVVKKQEAKKVVNPLFEKRPKNFGIGQDIQPKRDLTRFVKWPRYIRLQRQRAILYKRLKVPPAINQFTQALDRQTATQLLKLAHKYRPETKQEKKQRLLARAEKKAAGKGDVPTKRPPVLRAGVNTVTTLVENKKAQLVVIAHDVDPIELVVFLPALCRKMGVPYCIIKGKARLGRLVHRKTCTTVAFTQVNSEDKGALAKLVEAIRTNYNDRYDEIRRHWGGNVLGPKSVARIAKLEKAKAKELATKLG; encoded by the exons ATG CCCAAGGGGAAGAAGGCCAAGGGGAAGAAGGTGGCCCCGGCCCCCGCCGTCGTGAAGAAACAGGAGGCCAAAAAGGTGGTGAATCCTTTGTTTGAGAAAAGGCCCAAGAACTTCGGCATTG GGCAGGACATCCAGCCCAAAAGAGATCTCACACGCTTCGTCAAATGGCCCCGCTACATTAGGCTGCAGCGGCAAAGAGCCATCCTCTACAAGCGGCTCAAAGTACCTCCTGCCATTAACCAGTTCACACAGGCCCTGGACCGGCAAACAG CTACCCAGCTGCTTAAGCTTGCTCACAAGTACAGGCCAGAGACAAAGCAGGAGAAGAAGCAAAGGCTGCTGGCCCGTGCTGAGAAGAAAGCTGCTGGCAAAGGGGACGTCCCAACTAAGAGACCACCTGTCCTCCGAGCGG GGGTCAATACAGTCACCACCTTGGTGGAGAACAAGAAGGCTCAGCTGGTGGTGATTGCCCACGATGTAGACCCCATTGAG CTGgtggtcttcctgcctgccctgtgTCGAAAGATGGGGGTCCCCTACTGCATCATCAAGGGAAAGGCCAGGCTGGGGCGGCTGGTCCACaggaagacatgcaccactgttgCCTTCACACAGGTTAACTC GGAAGACAAGGGTGCTCTGGCTAAGCTGGTGGAAGCTATTAGGACCAATTACAACGACAGATATGATGAG aTCCGCCGCCACTGGGGAGGCAACGTCCTGGGTCCTAAATCTGTGGCTCGGATTGCCAAGCTGGAAAAGGCAAAGGCCAAAGAACTCGCCACTAAATTGGGTTAA
- the LOC131908832 gene encoding surfeit locus protein 1 isoform X3 → MAEPIPLPADPIELKHLEYRPVKVRGHFDHSKELYMMPRTMVDPAREARDAGRISSSAESGAYVVTPFHCSDLGVTILVNRGFVPKKKVNPETRQKGQVLGEVDLVGIVRLTETRKPFVPENSPEQNHWHYRDLEAMAKITGAEPIFIDADFQSTTPGGPIGGQTRVTLRNEHMQYIITWYGLCAATSYLWFQKFVRRTPGV, encoded by the exons ATGGCTGAACCCATCCCTCTGCCTGCGGA CCCAATAGAACTGAAACATCTGGAGTACAGGCCAGTGAAGGTCAGGGGGCACTTTGATCACTCCAAAGAGCTGTACATGATGCCTCGGACCATGGTGGACCCTGCCCGAGAGGCCCGTGATGCTGGCCGAATCTCCTCCTCAGCGGAAAGTGGGGCCTATGTAGTTACTCCTTTCCACTGCTCTGACTTGGG AGTCACCATCCTGGTTAACAGAGGATTTGTCCCCAAGAAGAAAGTGAATCCTGAGACCAGACAGAAAGGCCAG GTTCTTGGAGAAGTAGACCTAGTTGGCATAGTGAGGCTGACAGAAACCAGGAAGCCCTTTGTCCCCGAGAACAGTCCAGAACAGAATCACTGGCATTATCGGGACCTAGAGGCTATGGCCAAGATAACAGGCGCAGAGCCCATTTTCATCGATGCAGATTTCC AGAGTACAACCCCTGGAGGACCCATTGGAGGGCAAACAAGAGTCACTCTTCGGAATGAGCACATGCAGTACATCATCACCTG GTATGGACTGTGTGCAGCAACATCATACTTGTGGTTTCAAAAATTTGTGAGGCGGACACCAGGTGTGTGA
- the LOC131908832 gene encoding surfeit locus protein 1 isoform X1, with protein sequence MAAVRALSVLRQRMTRWPQWSCAGLAPLRVARRSVLGLSFRSGIVWRPNRCSSSTAEAAAAKAEDDSFLQWFLLLIPATAFGLGTWQVQRRKWKLKLIAELESRVMAEPIPLPADPIELKHLEYRPVKVRGHFDHSKELYMMPRTMVDPAREARDAGRISSSAESGAYVVTPFHCSDLGVTILVNRGFVPKKKVNPETRQKGQVLGEVDLVGIVRLTETRKPFVPENSPEQNHWHYRDLEAMAKITGAEPIFIDADFQSTTPGGPIGGQTRVTLRNEHMQYIITWYGLCAATSYLWFQKFVRRTPGV encoded by the exons ATGGCCGCCGTGAGGGCTCTCTCTGTGCTGCGGCAGCGGATGACGCGGTGGCCCCAATGGTCCTGCGCGGGGCTG GCCCCCCTCCGCGTTGCCAGAAGGAGCGTCCTCGGGCTTTCTTTCCGCTCAG GGATTGTCTGGAGGCCAAACAGGTGTAGCAGTTCTACTGCTGAAGCAGCCGCCGCTAAAGCAGAGGACGACTCTTTTCTCCAGTGGTTCCTGCTTCTTATCCCTGCTACTGCTTTTGGCCTGGGGACCTGGCAG GTCCAGCGTCGGAAATGGAAGCTCAAACTAATTGCAGAATTAGAGTCTCGAGTCATGGCTGAACCCATCCCTCTGCCTGCGGA CCCAATAGAACTGAAACATCTGGAGTACAGGCCAGTGAAGGTCAGGGGGCACTTTGATCACTCCAAAGAGCTGTACATGATGCCTCGGACCATGGTGGACCCTGCCCGAGAGGCCCGTGATGCTGGCCGAATCTCCTCCTCAGCGGAAAGTGGGGCCTATGTAGTTACTCCTTTCCACTGCTCTGACTTGGG AGTCACCATCCTGGTTAACAGAGGATTTGTCCCCAAGAAGAAAGTGAATCCTGAGACCAGACAGAAAGGCCAG GTTCTTGGAGAAGTAGACCTAGTTGGCATAGTGAGGCTGACAGAAACCAGGAAGCCCTTTGTCCCCGAGAACAGTCCAGAACAGAATCACTGGCATTATCGGGACCTAGAGGCTATGGCCAAGATAACAGGCGCAGAGCCCATTTTCATCGATGCAGATTTCC AGAGTACAACCCCTGGAGGACCCATTGGAGGGCAAACAAGAGTCACTCTTCGGAATGAGCACATGCAGTACATCATCACCTG GTATGGACTGTGTGCAGCAACATCATACTTGTGGTTTCAAAAATTTGTGAGGCGGACACCAGGTGTGTGA
- the LOC131908832 gene encoding surfeit locus protein 1 isoform X2 yields the protein MAAVRALSVLRQRMTRWPQWSCAGLVQRRKWKLKLIAELESRVMAEPIPLPADPIELKHLEYRPVKVRGHFDHSKELYMMPRTMVDPAREARDAGRISSSAESGAYVVTPFHCSDLGVTILVNRGFVPKKKVNPETRQKGQVLGEVDLVGIVRLTETRKPFVPENSPEQNHWHYRDLEAMAKITGAEPIFIDADFQSTTPGGPIGGQTRVTLRNEHMQYIITWYGLCAATSYLWFQKFVRRTPGV from the exons ATGGCCGCCGTGAGGGCTCTCTCTGTGCTGCGGCAGCGGATGACGCGGTGGCCCCAATGGTCCTGCGCGGGGCTG GTCCAGCGTCGGAAATGGAAGCTCAAACTAATTGCAGAATTAGAGTCTCGAGTCATGGCTGAACCCATCCCTCTGCCTGCGGA CCCAATAGAACTGAAACATCTGGAGTACAGGCCAGTGAAGGTCAGGGGGCACTTTGATCACTCCAAAGAGCTGTACATGATGCCTCGGACCATGGTGGACCCTGCCCGAGAGGCCCGTGATGCTGGCCGAATCTCCTCCTCAGCGGAAAGTGGGGCCTATGTAGTTACTCCTTTCCACTGCTCTGACTTGGG AGTCACCATCCTGGTTAACAGAGGATTTGTCCCCAAGAAGAAAGTGAATCCTGAGACCAGACAGAAAGGCCAG GTTCTTGGAGAAGTAGACCTAGTTGGCATAGTGAGGCTGACAGAAACCAGGAAGCCCTTTGTCCCCGAGAACAGTCCAGAACAGAATCACTGGCATTATCGGGACCTAGAGGCTATGGCCAAGATAACAGGCGCAGAGCCCATTTTCATCGATGCAGATTTCC AGAGTACAACCCCTGGAGGACCCATTGGAGGGCAAACAAGAGTCACTCTTCGGAATGAGCACATGCAGTACATCATCACCTG GTATGGACTGTGTGCAGCAACATCATACTTGTGGTTTCAAAAATTTGTGAGGCGGACACCAGGTGTGTGA